One region of candidate division KSB1 bacterium genomic DNA includes:
- the truA gene encoding tRNA pseudouridine(38-40) synthase TruA — MPKYSFKLVVEYDGTDYAGWQIQPNKRTIQSELENALSKLFQEEISVNGAGRTDAGVHAKEQVVNFTSTKNRDIKSLIYGVNSLLPGSISIISAQPIDEKFNARFDAIRRHYLYQITRSKSALNSRFSWCVQENLNISEMQQGSRLLIGEHDFQSFCSTQAEVNHYLCTVLEVYWRYTMPDILTFYICANRFLHKMVRILVGTMVEVGKGRFSVEDFKLMLIQKDRKVAGITAPAKGLCLIKIEYDRNILEV, encoded by the coding sequence ATGCCAAAATATTCCTTTAAACTTGTTGTTGAATATGACGGAACAGATTACGCAGGATGGCAAATACAACCCAATAAACGGACAATTCAAAGTGAATTAGAAAATGCTCTTTCAAAACTTTTTCAAGAGGAAATATCTGTTAATGGTGCAGGAAGAACCGATGCAGGAGTACACGCTAAAGAACAGGTTGTAAATTTTACATCTACAAAGAACCGTGATATAAAGTCTCTCATCTATGGCGTGAATAGTTTACTTCCAGGCTCAATTAGTATTATTTCCGCTCAACCGATAGATGAGAAATTTAATGCCCGCTTCGACGCAATTCGCCGGCATTACCTGTATCAAATAACTCGCAGTAAGAGCGCATTGAATTCAAGGTTTTCCTGGTGTGTTCAAGAGAATCTTAATATTTCTGAGATGCAGCAAGGTTCTCGACTCTTAATCGGCGAACATGATTTTCAATCTTTTTGTAGTACACAAGCAGAAGTAAATCATTATCTTTGTACAGTCCTTGAAGTCTATTGGCGGTATACAATGCCAGATATTTTAACCTTTTACATTTGTGCTAATCGTTTCTTACATAAAATGGTTCGAATATTAGTCGGTACAATGGTTGAAGTAGGTAAAGGCCGTTTTTCTGTTGAAGATTTTAAGTTAATGTTAATACAAAAAGATCGAAAAGTTGCCGGAATTACTGCACCCGCTAAGGGATTATGTTTAATAAAAATTGAATATGATAGAAATATATTGGAGGTATAA
- the bshB1 gene encoding bacillithiol biosynthesis deacetylase BshB1 translates to MKLDILAFGAHPDDVELTCGGTLVKVVRKGASVGIIPLTRGEMGTRGSEELRAKEFENAAKIIGAKVYHPLDLPDSYLTVEKNAKLKVIREIRKYQPTLILLPHWDDRHPDHGNASRIIEEASFLSGLKKIDTNQEHYRPAHLIYYMLTWDFEPDFVMDISDEMDTKKEAILAYHSQVHNKSYLRTDEEETFISSPQFMEMLITRASYYGHRIGKKFGEPFKIKTTLEIKDLLDTFGDRVY, encoded by the coding sequence ATGAAACTGGATATACTTGCATTTGGAGCACATCCGGATGATGTGGAACTGACGTGCGGAGGCACTTTAGTTAAAGTTGTTCGGAAGGGCGCTTCTGTCGGAATCATCCCATTGACTCGAGGTGAAATGGGAACACGCGGCAGTGAGGAATTACGTGCTAAAGAATTTGAAAACGCAGCTAAAATTATCGGCGCTAAAGTTTACCATCCATTGGATTTGCCCGATAGTTATTTGACAGTTGAAAAAAATGCTAAATTAAAAGTCATTCGGGAGATCCGTAAATACCAACCTACTTTAATTTTACTGCCACATTGGGATGACAGGCATCCTGACCACGGCAATGCATCTCGTATTATAGAAGAAGCTTCTTTCCTTTCCGGTCTAAAAAAAATAGATACCAACCAGGAACATTATCGGCCAGCTCATTTGATTTATTATATGTTAACCTGGGATTTTGAACCCGATTTTGTGATGGATATATCTGACGAAATGGACACCAAAAAGGAGGCAATCTTGGCTTATCATAGTCAGGTACATAATAAATCCTATCTCAGGACTGATGAAGAAGAGACATTCATATCGAGCCCGCAATTTATGGAAATGTTAATCACAAGGGCATCTTATTATGGTCATCGAATTGGAAAAAAATTTGGAGAACCATTTAAGATAAAGACCACGCTTGAAATAAAAGATTTACTCGATACTTTTGGTGATCGGGTTTATTAA
- a CDS encoding sigma-70 family RNA polymerase sigma factor codes for MKNISKNYLPNNASLEKYLQEIGEVPLLTPDEEVYLARQIKHDDAEALEKLTKSNLRFVVSVAKQYQNQGLSLGDIINEGNLGLIKAAKRFDETRGFKFISYAVWWIRQAILQALAEQSRVVRLPLNRVGALNKIGKALSHLEQEFEREPTSEEIATELDMTLKEVNDAMRIAGRHLSLDAPMNIKENSENNLLDLIQDKEEPSPDDDVLTESLKVDLEVALNSLSNREAEVIRLYFGLGRERALTLEEIGEVFRLTRERVRQIKEKALHRLRHVTRSRSLRVYLG; via the coding sequence GTGAAAAACATATCAAAAAATTATCTGCCAAATAATGCTTCATTGGAGAAGTATCTTCAAGAAATTGGAGAAGTGCCTCTTTTAACCCCGGATGAGGAGGTTTACCTTGCACGTCAAATAAAACATGATGATGCAGAAGCTTTAGAAAAGCTAACAAAATCAAATTTACGTTTTGTCGTCAGCGTTGCTAAACAATACCAAAATCAAGGCTTATCTCTCGGAGATATAATTAATGAAGGGAATCTCGGCCTGATCAAAGCGGCAAAACGTTTCGACGAAACAAGAGGTTTCAAATTTATATCATATGCTGTTTGGTGGATTAGACAGGCTATTTTACAAGCTCTTGCAGAGCAATCAAGAGTGGTTAGATTACCGCTCAATCGGGTTGGGGCTTTGAATAAAATTGGTAAAGCACTAAGCCATTTAGAACAAGAGTTTGAGAGAGAGCCAACTTCCGAAGAAATTGCCACCGAATTGGATATGACTTTAAAGGAAGTGAACGATGCTATGAGAATTGCTGGACGCCATCTTTCTTTAGATGCACCGATGAACATCAAAGAAAATAGTGAAAATAACTTGTTAGATTTGATTCAAGATAAGGAAGAACCTTCTCCTGATGATGATGTCCTTACCGAGTCCTTAAAGGTTGACTTGGAAGTAGCTCTTAACTCGCTGTCAAATCGAGAAGCTGAAGTCATTCGATTATATTTTGGCCTGGGCCGCGAACGTGCTTTGACTTTGGAGGAGATAGGAGAAGTTTTCCGGTTAACTAGAGAACGAGTTAGGCAAATTAAGGAAAAAGCACTTCACAGACTACGGCACGTAACCAGAAGCCGGTCTTTGCGTGTATACTTAGGTTAA
- the lysA gene encoding diaminopimelate decarboxylase: MSIKIKNRELIIEQVRVSQIAQAYPTPAYIYSRAKLEKNLLEWPSSKDGQNALFCFALKANDNLELLKIIAKNRFGADVVSGGELFLALKAGFSPERIVFAGVGKQADEIRFALKENIKAFNIESSQELELIHSWAKQDNSKANIHIRVNPDIDAKSHPYISTGLTQNKFGIEKQDAIELAKLADSLPFVELKGIHVHIGSQITEISPFEDTSQAIRELYFELINCGIQIENIDLGGGLGIEYRNIKGIYPGDDNNTQLTVNDYLQAIRKHLQDLPINFIFEPGRAVIANTAILLTTVLYIKKTRTKKFIIVDAGMNDLIRPSLYGAYHHILPISSMDRCEEEVVDVVGPICETGDFFARDRLMPALETGEQVAIFSVGAYGYSLSSNYNGRCRVAEILVDNTNFRIIRRAEHYEDFLKLYNEV, translated from the coding sequence ATGTCAATAAAAATAAAAAATCGAGAACTTATAATCGAACAGGTTCGGGTTTCACAAATTGCTCAAGCGTACCCAACACCAGCATACATCTACTCTCGAGCAAAGCTGGAAAAGAATTTGCTGGAATGGCCATCTTCAAAGGATGGTCAAAACGCATTATTCTGCTTCGCTTTAAAAGCAAATGATAATCTCGAATTGTTAAAAATCATAGCTAAAAATCGGTTCGGTGCCGATGTTGTTTCGGGTGGAGAATTATTTCTAGCCTTGAAAGCTGGATTTTCTCCCGAAAGAATCGTTTTTGCCGGAGTGGGGAAACAGGCAGATGAAATACGCTTTGCTCTAAAAGAAAATATAAAAGCGTTTAACATCGAAAGTTCTCAAGAGTTGGAATTGATTCATTCATGGGCTAAACAGGACAACAGCAAAGCAAATATTCATATCCGTGTGAACCCGGATATCGATGCGAAGAGCCATCCTTACATCAGTACAGGTTTGACACAAAATAAATTCGGCATCGAAAAACAAGATGCAATTGAACTCGCTAAATTAGCTGATTCATTACCATTTGTTGAATTAAAGGGAATTCATGTCCACATTGGTTCTCAAATCACTGAAATTTCACCATTCGAAGATACAAGCCAGGCAATTCGAGAACTTTATTTTGAATTAATAAATTGTGGTATCCAGATTGAAAATATAGATCTTGGTGGTGGATTGGGTATTGAGTATAGAAATATTAAAGGAATTTATCCTGGTGATGATAACAATACTCAACTGACTGTAAATGATTATTTACAAGCAATTAGAAAACATTTACAAGATTTACCGATTAACTTCATTTTTGAGCCGGGGCGTGCTGTGATAGCAAATACCGCTATTTTATTAACAACCGTGCTTTACATCAAAAAAACCAGAACTAAAAAATTTATCATTGTTGATGCGGGAATGAATGATTTGATCCGTCCAAGTTTATACGGGGCTTATCATCACATATTGCCAATCTCTAGCATGGATCGATGTGAGGAGGAGGTTGTAGATGTTGTTGGACCGATTTGTGAAACGGGAGATTTTTTTGCAAGAGATCGATTAATGCCAGCTCTTGAAACAGGCGAGCAAGTTGCTATATTTTCCGTGGGAGCATATGGATACTCACTAAGCTCAAATTACAACGGCAGGTGCCGAGTGGCGGAAATTTTGGTTGATAACACCAATTTCCGTATTATCCGTAGGGCGGAACACTACGAAGATTTTCTGAAATTATATAACGAAGTGTAA
- the fsa gene encoding fructose-6-phosphate aldolase, giving the protein MKFFIDTANVTEIREAADMGLLDGVTTNPSLLSKVAGDGKSPRNILEEICEIVDGPISAEVVANDYEGMLREGREHAGIHENIVVKVPLTLAGLKAAQTFKKEGIRTNVTLVFSPSQALLAAKAGAAFVSPFVGRIDDVSNSGMEMVEQIIQIFDNYSFETEVLVASIRHPIHVVQAALMGADIATMPLKVIGQLVKHPLTDLGIDKFLQDWEKINQ; this is encoded by the coding sequence ATGAAGTTTTTTATCGACACAGCAAACGTAACTGAAATACGTGAAGCAGCAGATATGGGTTTGCTTGATGGCGTTACGACCAATCCATCCTTGCTATCAAAAGTGGCAGGCGATGGAAAATCACCCAGGAATATCCTGGAAGAAATCTGCGAAATTGTCGATGGGCCGATTAGTGCCGAGGTTGTGGCGAACGATTATGAAGGTATGTTGCGAGAAGGTCGGGAACATGCAGGGATTCATGAAAATATAGTTGTGAAAGTGCCGTTAACATTGGCTGGTTTAAAAGCTGCGCAAACATTTAAAAAAGAAGGAATCCGCACCAACGTGACCCTGGTGTTTTCGCCATCGCAAGCTCTTCTAGCCGCAAAGGCGGGTGCTGCTTTTGTGAGTCCGTTTGTGGGACGAATTGATGACGTTAGCAATAGCGGCATGGAAATGGTTGAGCAGATCATCCAAATTTTTGACAATTATTCTTTTGAAACAGAAGTTTTAGTAGCAAGTATCAGGCATCCAATTCATGTAGTGCAGGCTGCATTAATGGGGGCGGATATTGCGACAATGCCCTTAAAAGTGATTGGACAGCTCGTTAAACATCCGCTAACCGATTTAGGTATTGATAAATTTCTACAGGATTGGGAAAAAATTAACCAGTAA
- a CDS encoding EVE domain-containing protein: MSDQNCWLMKSEPYVYSIDDLEKDSTTHWEGVRNYKARNYMKNEMQIGDWVLFYHSNAEPPGVAGIAKVCKLAYPDYFAFDPSNKYFDPKSSKENPTWYMVDIEFIEKFPHFLSLGELRENEDLDGIMVTKRGIRLSVQPVGYKHFEIIKSLGRNE; the protein is encoded by the coding sequence ATGAGTGATCAAAATTGTTGGCTAATGAAGAGTGAACCATATGTATATTCTATTGATGATTTGGAAAAGGATAGTACAACCCATTGGGAGGGTGTCCGCAATTATAAAGCACGAAATTATATGAAAAATGAAATGCAAATCGGGGATTGGGTTTTATTCTATCATTCTAATGCTGAACCGCCCGGTGTAGCTGGAATAGCAAAAGTATGTAAATTAGCATATCCTGATTACTTTGCTTTCGATCCTTCAAACAAGTATTTTGATCCCAAATCATCTAAAGAGAATCCAACTTGGTATATGGTAGATATCGAGTTTATTGAGAAGTTTCCCCATTTTTTATCTTTGGGTGAATTAAGAGAGAATGAAGATCTTGATGGTATTATGGTCACAAAACGAGGTATTCGGCTATCGGTGCAACCGGTTGGATATAAACATTTCGAAATCATAAAAAGTTTGGGGCGCAATGAGTAG
- a CDS encoding aminopeptidase, whose product MKNQSGNKFERAIGTFIRECIKLKKHETTLIIANLKSITPATALLNYTLTLTNNAYLVQIPELQKPGFLSPILRMLSEIDVLIIACDMDFRYLESLNQQIDHNSRIIYFPYFNQSIRKKSIHVNYNKLKLMSNRLADIFSIGKNLELKSDGGTLLQLSIKKENGITLDGKMNEKGIFSIFPSGKAQVCPVSNSTNGTVVVDGSIQGVGQITEEIKLNFRNGRLVRIFGNGQADLLRKFLKNKPFSTARDLIRIGVGTNHNAKVSGNPYEDEVAYGRIHLGIGQFSQSSRRSNLLNYFRITLRKAELSIDGRPVISNGKMMV is encoded by the coding sequence ATGAAAAATCAGTCAGGAAATAAATTTGAGCGCGCAATCGGAACTTTTATCCGGGAGTGTATTAAACTAAAAAAGCATGAAACGACTCTCATCATAGCTAACTTAAAATCGATTACTCCCGCAACAGCTCTTTTGAATTACACGCTTACTCTAACAAATAATGCATACCTGGTTCAAATTCCGGAGCTACAGAAGCCGGGTTTTTTATCTCCGATATTGAGAATGCTAAGCGAAATAGATGTTTTAATTATAGCATGTGATATGGATTTTCGATACCTGGAAAGTTTGAACCAGCAAATTGATCACAACTCCCGCATTATCTATTTCCCCTATTTCAATCAATCAATAAGGAAAAAATCAATACACGTTAATTATAACAAGCTCAAATTAATGAGTAACCGCCTTGCAGATATTTTTTCAATCGGTAAGAATCTGGAATTAAAAAGTGATGGTGGAACTCTTCTGCAATTGTCAATTAAAAAAGAAAATGGCATTACATTGGATGGTAAGATGAATGAGAAGGGAATATTTTCTATTTTCCCTAGCGGGAAAGCACAAGTGTGTCCCGTAAGTAATTCAACGAATGGTACAGTTGTCGTCGATGGGTCTATCCAGGGAGTAGGACAAATAACAGAAGAAATAAAGTTAAATTTTAGGAATGGCCGTTTAGTTAGAATTTTCGGGAATGGTCAGGCAGATTTGCTGCGAAAATTCCTAAAAAATAAGCCGTTCTCAACCGCAAGAGATTTGATTCGAATTGGCGTGGGTACAAATCACAATGCTAAAGTTTCCGGTAATCCTTACGAAGATGAAGTGGCTTACGGAAGAATTCATTTGGGAATCGGGCAATTTAGCCAATCTAGTCGCCGATCAAACTTACTTAATTATTTCCGGATCACTCTACGCAAGGCCGAGCTTAGTATTGATGGCAGACCGGTAATTTCCAATGGCAAAATGATGGTTTAA
- a CDS encoding energy-coupling factor transporter transmembrane protein EcfT — MSIIHDITIGQYYPSNSPIHQLDPRSKSIVLLIIMIFLVLNINLFIYLFFSLFLFCVIYFSEISFTVVFRNLRPFLWLFLLTFILNAIIESGEILFTIPIINLGITDEGILRATAFSIRLGLLIGYSTIFTLTTTPMELTDGLSRMLAPFKKLKFPVNEFAIMLTLAIRFIPILLEEAERIKLAQVARGAHFNGKFIQRIRNLIPLLVPLFISSFRKADDIALAMESRCFQIGKERTSFSRLQFRFLDYASIAGVFLVAVFITII; from the coding sequence ATGTCGATTATTCATGATATTACAATAGGCCAATATTACCCTTCTAATTCCCCAATCCATCAATTAGATCCTCGTTCTAAAAGCATTGTTTTATTAATAATAATGATTTTCCTGGTTTTGAATATTAATTTATTCATTTATCTTTTCTTTTCTTTGTTTCTTTTCTGTGTGATTTATTTTTCAGAAATTTCCTTTACAGTTGTTTTTAGAAATCTCAGACCATTTCTATGGTTATTTTTACTAACCTTTATCTTGAATGCGATTATTGAATCCGGTGAAATTCTATTCACCATTCCTATTATTAATTTAGGCATTACAGATGAAGGAATACTACGAGCAACCGCATTTTCAATCAGGCTAGGATTATTAATTGGCTATTCGACTATTTTTACTTTGACAACCACACCAATGGAATTGACTGATGGCTTATCAAGAATGCTTGCGCCGTTTAAGAAATTGAAATTCCCGGTAAATGAGTTTGCCATAATGCTTACACTCGCTATTCGGTTTATTCCGATTTTATTGGAAGAAGCTGAAAGAATAAAATTGGCACAGGTAGCAAGAGGCGCACATTTCAATGGAAAATTTATCCAAAGAATACGAAATTTAATTCCTTTATTGGTCCCTCTGTTTATTTCTTCTTTTAGAAAAGCAGATGATATCGCTTTAGCAATGGAATCTCGATGTTTCCAAATAGGAAAAGAGAGAACAAGTTTTAGCAGGTTACAATTTAGGTTTTTGGATTATGCCTCTATCGCAGGGGTATTTTTGGTCGCTGTTTTTATTACTATTATTTGA
- a CDS encoding M23 family metallopeptidase, translating into MESKVGYIKDQLKILEDFDNDLRMLTGLPKVDEDVWDVGVGGSSVNFKGSGLEDLPVPLNNQVTSVNIDLAQLEREIDLEFSSFSEIQTILEENKRKARTTPTIRPVEEGWLQSPFGKRIDPFEDIEKLHYGMDIASTKGTIVRAPADGEVIVVRDNDFKYGYGKYLIIDHGDGLKTLFGHLSTVIVKKNQKVKRRDPIGEVGRSGRATGYHLHYEVKRNGKAINPKYFFLDQ; encoded by the coding sequence ATGGAGTCAAAAGTTGGATATATTAAGGATCAACTAAAAATTTTGGAGGATTTTGATAATGATTTGAGGATGTTAACCGGTTTGCCTAAAGTTGATGAGGACGTCTGGGATGTAGGGGTTGGTGGCTCTTCAGTGAATTTTAAAGGCTCAGGATTGGAAGATTTACCGGTTCCTCTTAATAACCAGGTAACTTCCGTAAATATTGATTTAGCACAATTGGAAAGAGAAATTGATCTTGAGTTTAGTAGTTTCAGTGAAATTCAAACCATATTAGAAGAGAATAAGAGAAAAGCTCGAACAACACCCACGATACGGCCTGTGGAAGAGGGCTGGTTACAAAGTCCTTTTGGTAAACGAATTGATCCTTTTGAAGATATAGAAAAACTTCATTATGGGATGGATATTGCCTCAACCAAAGGTACAATTGTAAGAGCTCCAGCAGATGGTGAAGTTATTGTTGTGAGAGATAATGATTTCAAATATGGTTATGGGAAATATCTAATTATTGATCATGGGGATGGACTTAAAACACTTTTTGGTCATTTATCTACTGTCATAGTAAAAAAGAATCAAAAGGTTAAAAGACGAGATCCAATTGGTGAAGTGGGAAGGTCTGGTAGGGCAACCGGATATCATTTACATTATGAAGTTAAGCGTAATGGCAAAGCAATTAACCCAAAATATTTTTTCCTGGATCAATAA
- a CDS encoding glycosyltransferase → MQRSTKFARYLPEFGWQPYVVTVKDILYYAFDNTLLNEVNHLPINRTGSLDPARMAKILSFINRKQKGSATKKHGNGTSAQFSFWAKLLRKVFYPDSKILWIPFAMNRIRNLSSKIQFDAVYSTSPPVSAHLIAGKLKLPWIADFRDYWTTEDEVYAPTKWHKRKYHKIMSMISQNAEKIIAVSEPIAESIRSNAKEQDKEKVIVIPNGFDPSDFVDTVPIKFDKFTISYLGNLNPQRSPTLIIKVLDEFIQENPNYVGKFQFYFIGKHFGITLPQVTNSVDEIVYFEDYMPHRESLAYALGSNALLFILSKENARGIVTGKIFEYLGTGKPILAIVPKHTSAFELLKNKPDCYLAEPDNPGQIKEALSFLLLHHLHKKQDRFSITKIPDNLIQYTRRNQARELANLLDACVGNHLLNNV, encoded by the coding sequence GTGCAAAGATCGACAAAATTTGCCCGGTATCTACCTGAATTTGGTTGGCAACCCTATGTTGTAACAGTAAAAGATATTCTTTACTATGCCTTTGATAACACTTTACTGAACGAAGTCAATCATCTTCCGATTAATCGAACCGGTTCTTTGGACCCTGCACGCATGGCGAAGATTCTTTCGTTTATAAATCGTAAGCAAAAAGGAAGTGCCACAAAAAAACACGGAAATGGAACGAGCGCCCAATTCTCTTTTTGGGCTAAATTGCTCCGTAAAGTTTTTTACCCGGATTCAAAAATTCTCTGGATACCCTTTGCGATGAATAGAATTCGCAATCTCTCTTCAAAAATCCAGTTTGATGCCGTTTATTCGACCTCACCGCCGGTATCAGCGCATCTAATCGCAGGTAAATTAAAACTCCCCTGGATTGCAGATTTTAGGGATTATTGGACTACCGAGGATGAAGTCTATGCCCCAACGAAATGGCATAAGCGTAAATACCATAAGATCATGTCAATGATTTCACAAAATGCTGAAAAAATCATTGCGGTTTCCGAACCCATCGCTGAATCAATACGATCAAACGCTAAAGAGCAGGATAAAGAAAAAGTTATCGTAATTCCAAACGGATTTGATCCATCTGATTTTGTAGATACAGTACCAATTAAATTTGATAAGTTTACCATTTCTTATCTTGGTAACCTCAACCCTCAAAGATCTCCGACATTGATAATCAAAGTTTTAGATGAGTTTATACAAGAAAATCCAAATTATGTTGGAAAATTTCAATTCTATTTTATCGGAAAACATTTTGGTATAACATTACCTCAGGTTACTAATTCTGTGGATGAGATCGTTTATTTTGAAGACTATATGCCGCATAGAGAAAGTCTTGCTTATGCTTTGGGATCAAATGCTCTCCTCTTTATTTTATCGAAGGAAAATGCACGGGGAATTGTAACTGGTAAGATTTTCGAATATTTAGGGACCGGAAAGCCAATTTTAGCAATTGTTCCGAAACACACTTCAGCATTTGAATTGCTTAAAAATAAGCCCGATTGTTATCTTGCTGAACCTGATAATCCAGGTCAAATTAAGGAAGCTCTGTCTTTTTTACTTCTTCATCATCTTCATAAAAAACAAGACAGGTTTTCTATAACCAAAATTCCTGATAATCTCATTCAATATACCCGCAGAAACCAGGCCCGGGAATTAGCTAATTTGTTAGATGCTTGTGTTGGCAACCATCTGTTAAATAATGTCTGA
- the bshC gene encoding bacillithiol biosynthesis cysteine-adding enzyme BshC, producing MNHTIPYSEFYPPKSFVIDYLDGRNLTKFLPFHFSDFDAYQKIAKQLSHRSFPRKLISEALLEQNKLFDSGDLTLDNIESLKDSESFVVVGGQQTGLFGGPLYTLYKAITVIKLADSLSKKTGRIVLPIFWMASDDHDFAEVNHINLLSLSGQVEQISYSGEDNGKIPISARNLSTDIEDNFQLLKSHLPETEFRTSILDRLESAYQKNNYFADSFAIWLQHVLRDYGLIVINPSDKIFKQIAIPLFQKEIEEESPVSKAVMDQTEALVKLGYTPQLQLKGGLLNLFYHNPEREIIAISNGNLVFKDSQKQYSKSELVQILCEHPEQFSPNAALRPLFQDTLFPTLAIVLGPSELAYFAQLKKAYDCMDVIMPIAFPRTSVTLIEPKTEKILRKYHLTIQDIFQQRTRIINLVAEREIPKSMFSSIDDGEKVVAKIWQELVEIANQFDQNLKKPAEIAKGRSANQFDFLRKKLMQAARQKDETLKSQMQKLVNSVYPNNAPQERVFNLLPFYVRYGEQFIKILFEQIDIFNSNHQLINLKSN from the coding sequence TTGAATCACACAATCCCTTATTCTGAATTCTACCCGCCTAAAAGTTTCGTTATTGATTATTTGGACGGACGAAACTTAACCAAGTTTTTACCATTTCATTTTTCTGATTTTGATGCTTATCAAAAAATAGCTAAACAATTATCTCACAGGAGCTTCCCGCGGAAATTGATCTCTGAAGCACTACTAGAGCAAAATAAATTATTTGATTCCGGAGATTTGACGTTAGACAATATTGAATCGTTGAAGGATTCCGAGTCTTTTGTGGTTGTGGGCGGGCAACAAACCGGGTTGTTTGGCGGTCCTCTTTATACACTTTACAAAGCAATTACCGTAATTAAGCTTGCTGATAGCTTATCCAAAAAGACCGGCCGAATAGTCTTACCTATATTTTGGATGGCGTCGGATGATCATGATTTCGCCGAGGTGAATCACATAAATTTGCTTAGCTTGTCTGGACAAGTTGAACAAATTTCATATAGCGGGGAAGACAATGGGAAAATCCCAATTTCGGCGAGGAACTTATCAACTGACATTGAAGATAATTTTCAATTATTGAAATCACATTTGCCAGAAACAGAATTTCGGACATCCATCCTGGATCGTCTCGAATCTGCTTATCAAAAAAATAATTACTTTGCAGATTCATTTGCGATTTGGCTTCAACACGTTTTAAGAGATTATGGTTTAATTGTGATTAATCCTTCTGATAAAATATTTAAGCAAATTGCAATTCCATTATTTCAAAAAGAGATTGAAGAAGAAAGTCCGGTTTCCAAGGCTGTGATGGATCAAACAGAAGCATTGGTCAAATTGGGCTATACTCCTCAACTTCAATTAAAAGGTGGGCTATTAAATCTATTTTATCATAACCCTGAAAGAGAGATTATTGCTATTTCCAATGGGAATTTGGTGTTTAAGGATTCGCAAAAACAATACTCAAAATCCGAGCTTGTTCAAATCCTCTGTGAACACCCTGAGCAATTTAGTCCCAATGCAGCCTTACGGCCGTTATTTCAAGATACACTGTTCCCAACCTTGGCTATTGTGTTAGGTCCTTCTGAACTTGCCTATTTTGCCCAACTAAAAAAAGCATATGATTGCATGGATGTTATAATGCCAATTGCTTTCCCGAGAACTTCTGTAACACTTATTGAACCTAAAACAGAAAAAATACTACGAAAATATCATCTAACGATTCAGGATATTTTTCAACAAAGAACAAGAATTATTAATTTAGTAGCTGAACGGGAAATACCAAAATCAATGTTTTCAAGCATCGATGATGGTGAAAAAGTTGTTGCGAAAATCTGGCAAGAACTTGTTGAAATTGCCAATCAATTTGATCAAAACTTAAAAAAACCAGCTGAGATTGCTAAAGGGAGAAGTGCAAATCAATTTGATTTCCTGAGGAAGAAATTAATGCAAGCTGCCCGGCAAAAGGATGAAACTCTTAAATCTCAAATGCAAAAATTAGTTAACTCTGTTTATCCTAACAATGCTCCACAGGAAAGAGTTTTTAATTTACTACCTTTTTACGTACGATATGGTGAGCAGTTTATTAAAATTCTCTTTGAACAAATTGATATTTTTAATTCGAATCATCAATTGATCAATTTGAAATCTAATTAA